The Streptococcus sp. S5 genome contains a region encoding:
- the mltG gene encoding endolytic transglycosylase MltG — protein MLRIMMREVNYLTDKSQDSEKLLSFKEQILRDLEEANEQLLKIEKEYDLPDRSIETPSSLKEEEEATLPPKVEESALAPKEEPVEPVKATPAVEEKGERIKPAKKEPSQEPVEESLSRSSRNQRQQKQKKQNKIAKRIVRTVVSLLLIVIVATGIFAVTYIHSAVKPMDKNATEFVTVEIPAGSSNREIGAILEKKGLVKNGQFFNYYTKFKNYSNFKSGYFNLQKSMDLETIIQKLQEEGTKTPQAPVLGKVTIPEGYTIDQIATAITTDVSTKKAGKTPFKKEDFLKAVQDDAFIEKMVAKYPKLLANLPSKDSGVRYRLEGYLFPATYNYGKDTTVKEMIDQMLAAMDQNLSPYYETLESKNINVNEVLTLASLVEKEGATDQDRKDIASVFYNRLNQDMPLQSNIAILYAEGKLGQKTTLKEDATIDTELDSPYNIYKNTGLMPGPVDNPGVSAIEAAVNPSKTDYLYFVANVENGEVFFAKTYEEHNKNVEEHVNSKLTQASSN, from the coding sequence ATATTAAGGATTATGATGAGGGAGGTCAATTATTTGACTGATAAATCACAAGACAGTGAGAAGTTATTAAGCTTCAAAGAGCAGATCCTCAGAGACTTAGAAGAGGCCAATGAGCAACTTCTAAAAATCGAAAAAGAGTATGATCTACCTGATCGAAGTATTGAAACCCCTTCTTCACTGAAAGAGGAGGAAGAAGCAACACTACCTCCAAAAGTAGAAGAATCTGCGTTGGCTCCCAAAGAAGAACCAGTGGAGCCGGTAAAGGCGACTCCTGCTGTGGAAGAAAAGGGTGAGCGTATAAAGCCTGCTAAAAAAGAACCAAGTCAGGAACCGGTAGAGGAAAGCTTATCGCGCTCTTCTCGTAACCAGCGCCAACAAAAACAAAAGAAACAAAATAAAATCGCTAAACGAATTGTGCGGACAGTGGTCAGCCTTTTGCTGATTGTGATCGTGGCTACAGGGATCTTTGCTGTGACCTATATCCATTCAGCTGTCAAGCCAATGGATAAAAATGCAACAGAATTCGTAACGGTTGAGATTCCAGCAGGTTCAAGTAATCGTGAGATTGGCGCGATCCTTGAGAAAAAAGGACTCGTGAAAAATGGTCAGTTCTTTAACTACTATACCAAGTTCAAGAACTATAGCAATTTCAAATCTGGTTATTTCAATTTGCAAAAGAGCATGGATCTAGAAACCATCATCCAAAAACTGCAGGAAGAGGGAACCAAAACTCCTCAAGCTCCAGTTCTTGGGAAGGTGACGATTCCAGAAGGCTATACGATCGATCAGATTGCGACGGCTATCACCACCGATGTCTCCACTAAGAAGGCAGGCAAGACTCCATTTAAGAAAGAAGATTTCTTGAAGGCTGTCCAAGACGATGCCTTTATTGAGAAGATGGTGGCCAAATATCCTAAGCTCTTGGCGAATCTGCCAAGTAAGGATTCTGGTGTTCGCTACCGTTTAGAAGGTTATCTCTTCCCAGCAACTTATAACTATGGGAAAGATACCACAGTGAAAGAGATGATCGATCAGATGCTTGCGGCAATGGATCAAAACTTAAGCCCATACTATGAAACACTTGAGAGCAAGAACATCAATGTAAACGAAGTATTGACTCTTGCTTCCTTGGTTGAAAAAGAAGGGGCGACGGATCAGGACCGCAAAGATATCGCGAGTGTCTTCTATAACCGTTTGAACCAAGATATGCCTTTGCAAAGTAATATTGCAATTCTTTATGCCGAAGGGAAACTTGGTCAAAAGACGACCTTAAAAGAAGATGCAACGATCGATACAGAGCTGGATTCACCTTATAATATTTATAAGAATACCGGCTTGATGCCTGGCCCAGTGGATAACCCTGGAGTATCAGCGATCGAAGCGGCGGTGAACCCAAGTAAGACCGATTACTTGTATTTTGTCGCAAATGTCGAAAATGGTGAAGTTTTCTTCGCTAAGACATACGAAGAACACAATAAAAATGTTGAAGAACACGTCAATAGTAAATTGACACAAGCAAGTTCAAACTAG
- the greA gene encoding transcription elongation factor GreA, whose product MAEKTYPMTLAEKEKLEQELEELKLVRRPEVVERIKIARSYGDLSENSEYEAAKDEQAFVEGQISSLETKIRYAEIVDSDAVAVDEVAIGKTVTVQEVGETDEEVYSIVGSAGADAFAGKISNESPIGHALIGKKTGDVVTVETPAGSYQVKILNVEKTA is encoded by the coding sequence ATGGCAGAAAAAACATACCCAATGACCCTAGCAGAAAAAGAAAAATTGGAACAAGAATTAGAAGAATTGAAATTGGTCCGTCGACCTGAAGTGGTAGAACGGATCAAGATCGCTCGTTCATATGGTGACCTCTCAGAAAACTCTGAGTACGAAGCAGCAAAAGATGAACAAGCTTTTGTGGAAGGTCAAATCTCTAGCTTGGAAACAAAAATCCGTTATGCGGAAATCGTCGATAGTGACGCTGTTGCAGTAGACGAAGTAGCGATTGGAAAAACCGTTACAGTTCAAGAAGTTGGCGAAACAGATGAAGAAGTATACAGCATCGTTGGTTCAGCAGGGGCAGATGCCTTTGCAGGAAAGATTTCTAACGAAAGCCCAATCGGTCACGCTTTGATTGGTAAGAAGACAGGTGACGTTGTCACTGTTGAGACACCAGCTGGAAGCTACCAAGTGAAAATTTTGAACGTAGAAAAAACAGCGTAA
- the yidC gene encoding membrane protein insertase YidC has translation MKKNKLALLASMGLASLVFLSGCVSVDRKTGNPTGLIWNLLGRPMGEAIKFFANNLGLGFGIGIIIVTLIVRLIILPLGLYQSWKATYQSEKMNYLKPILGPIQERMKNASTQEEKLLAQQELMAAQRENGVSMFGGVGCLPLLIQMPFFSALFFAAQHTKGVADSSFLGIALGKPSLLLTAIVAVLYYIQSMLSLHGIEDETQKESMRKASLMSPIMIGVFSLISSAGVTLYWVVGGVIQIIQQFVINYLIRPNLRKRVAEEYKNNPPKATSHRVKKDVTPTATTQIQHKPKNNRNAGKQRNRK, from the coding sequence GTGAAAAAAAATAAACTTGCATTACTTGCATCGATGGGACTAGCTTCGCTTGTCTTCTTGTCAGGATGCGTGAGTGTCGATCGGAAAACTGGAAATCCGACTGGATTGATCTGGAATCTTCTTGGCCGTCCGATGGGCGAAGCCATCAAATTCTTTGCCAACAACCTTGGCTTGGGCTTTGGGATCGGGATTATTATCGTCACCTTGATCGTGCGGTTAATCATCTTGCCACTTGGTTTGTACCAATCATGGAAGGCAACCTACCAATCTGAAAAGATGAACTACTTAAAACCTATCCTTGGGCCAATCCAAGAGCGCATGAAGAACGCTAGCACACAAGAAGAAAAGCTATTGGCGCAACAGGAATTAATGGCTGCTCAACGTGAAAATGGAGTTAGCATGTTTGGTGGAGTTGGGTGTTTGCCACTCTTGATCCAAATGCCATTCTTCTCAGCTCTCTTCTTTGCAGCTCAACACACCAAAGGGGTAGCAGATAGTAGCTTCCTTGGCATTGCTCTCGGCAAACCAAGCTTGCTCTTGACAGCAATCGTAGCAGTTCTTTACTATATCCAAAGTATGCTCTCTCTTCATGGAATTGAAGATGAAACCCAAAAGGAAAGCATGCGCAAAGCATCACTGATGAGTCCGATTATGATCGGTGTCTTCTCATTGATCTCTTCAGCCGGAGTGACTCTTTACTGGGTAGTCGGTGGGGTGATCCAAATTATCCAACAATTTGTCATCAACTACTTGATTCGTCCAAATCTTCGCAAGCGCGTCGCTGAGGAATACAAAAACAATCCTCCAAAAGCGACTAGTCACCGCGTGAAAAAAGATGTCACACCTACTGCAACGACACAAATCCAACACAAACCAAAAAACAACCGCAATGCAGGAAAACAACGCAATAGAAAGTAG
- a CDS encoding acylphosphatase, translated as MQKVKMIAQGRVQGVGFRWGVYSLALEIGGITGRVWNNDDGTVGILAQAESSSQMAKFIQEIRKGPTPFAHVTYLDVTLANFENYTDFKIAN; from the coding sequence ATGCAAAAGGTAAAAATGATTGCCCAAGGACGGGTTCAAGGGGTTGGCTTTCGCTGGGGAGTGTACAGTCTTGCTTTAGAGATCGGTGGGATTACTGGCCGTGTCTGGAATAATGACGACGGAACGGTTGGCATTCTGGCCCAGGCAGAGTCTAGTAGCCAAATGGCCAAATTCATTCAAGAAATTCGCAAAGGTCCTACACCTTTTGCACATGTAACTTATTTAGATGTTACGCTCGCAAACTTTGAAAACTATACAGACTTTAAAATTGCAAATTAA
- a CDS encoding TrmH family RNA methyltransferase, with amino-acid sequence MNIITSKSNNVIKNAKKLHQKKYRTDSYLIEGWHLFEEAVENQAKIQQVFVLEAYLDRVEDIQKVTVVTPEILSLLADSKTPQGIVAEIALDQPELPDQLQGRFLYLEDVQDPGNVGTMIRTADAAGFDGVMLSKASADLYSLKTLRSMQGSHFHIPIWKLDREELLERAAQSHLAVLATTLSEASIDYRQLSQTDQFILVMGNEGNGISQEMAAQADQLVHIPMPGRAESLNVAVAAGILMFSLRKF; translated from the coding sequence ATGAATATTATAACGTCTAAATCCAATAATGTAATCAAAAATGCTAAAAAATTACATCAAAAAAAATACCGGACAGATTCTTATCTCATTGAAGGCTGGCATCTGTTTGAAGAAGCAGTAGAAAATCAAGCGAAGATTCAGCAGGTCTTTGTTTTAGAAGCCTATTTAGACCGGGTAGAGGACATCCAAAAAGTCACCGTCGTGACTCCGGAGATCTTAAGTCTCTTGGCAGATTCGAAGACTCCGCAAGGGATTGTCGCAGAGATCGCTCTGGATCAGCCAGAGCTTCCGGATCAGCTTCAAGGACGCTTCCTCTATTTGGAGGATGTACAGGATCCTGGCAATGTAGGGACGATGATTCGAACAGCAGATGCAGCAGGTTTTGATGGCGTCATGCTTTCGAAAGCCTCCGCAGATCTATACAGTCTCAAGACCCTTCGATCCATGCAGGGCAGTCATTTCCATATTCCTATCTGGAAACTGGATCGAGAAGAACTATTGGAGCGAGCTGCGCAATCTCATCTAGCAGTTCTCGCAACGACGCTTTCAGAAGCTTCCATTGACTACCGTCAGCTTTCTCAGACCGATCAGTTTATTCTGGTTATGGGGAATGAAGGAAATGGCATCAGCCAGGAAATGGCGGCACAAGCAGACCAGCTGGTTCATATTCCTATGCCAGGTCGGGCCGAGAGTTTGAATGTTGCAGTGGCAGCAGGAATTTTGATGTTTTCTTTAAGGAAATTTTGA
- a CDS encoding HDIG domain-containing metalloprotein, protein MQYHRDKEYMTYVGHLIQHPKVQKLADIPHHIHSNRLEHSIHVSYTSYKLAKKFGWDAKSTARGGLLHDLFYYDWRETKFTKSHAWIHPRIAVRNARKITDLNAKEEDIIIKHMWGATLAPPRYKESFVVTMVDKYWAVKEASEPWRKKMAKRRFFHRKMLKS, encoded by the coding sequence ATGCAATATCATCGTGACAAAGAATACATGACCTATGTAGGCCATCTGATCCAGCATCCTAAGGTTCAAAAATTAGCCGACATTCCCCACCATATTCATTCCAATCGTTTGGAGCATTCCATTCATGTTAGCTATACTAGTTATAAATTGGCAAAAAAATTTGGCTGGGATGCCAAAAGTACGGCTCGGGGTGGGCTCTTGCATGACCTCTTTTACTATGATTGGCGCGAGACCAAGTTTACCAAGAGTCACGCCTGGATCCATCCCCGCATCGCCGTGAGAAATGCGCGAAAGATTACAGATCTCAATGCCAAGGAAGAAGACATCATCATTAAACACATGTGGGGAGCTACCCTTGCCCCGCCTCGCTACAAAGAATCCTTCGTAGTGACCATGGTGGATAAATACTGGGCTGTTAAAGAAGCTTCAGAACCATGGCGTAAAAAGATGGCTAAAAGGAGATTTTTTCATCGAAAAATGTTAAAATCGTAG
- a CDS encoding Bax inhibitor-1/YccA family protein produces the protein MYNDSVIQEQSGLNAFYNKIYSLVGIGVGISALVSGLMMTVFQDFFVQILTTAPMVYYAAVVVELILVFVASGKAVKNSPSALPIFLIYSALNGFTLSFIIARYMQATVYKAFLVSALMFIVMGAIGRVVKKDLSGMGRALMGVLIGVIIASVVNMFLRSSGMDYILSIISVFLFAGLTAWDNQKIRFVYDQTNGQPATGWAVAMALELYLDFINLFISLLRIFGRND, from the coding sequence ATGTATAATGATTCAGTAATCCAAGAACAAAGTGGATTGAATGCTTTTTATAACAAAATCTACTCATTAGTTGGGATCGGTGTGGGGATTTCAGCCCTTGTGTCTGGCCTGATGATGACAGTCTTTCAAGACTTCTTCGTACAAATCTTGACAACCGCACCAATGGTTTACTACGCAGCAGTGGTTGTAGAATTGATCTTGGTCTTTGTTGCAAGTGGGAAGGCTGTTAAAAATAGCCCGTCTGCTCTTCCGATCTTCTTGATCTACTCAGCTTTGAATGGCTTTACCTTGAGCTTTATCATTGCTCGCTACATGCAAGCAACTGTCTATAAGGCTTTCTTGGTCAGTGCCTTGATGTTTATTGTCATGGGAGCTATCGGACGCGTCGTGAAAAAAGACCTGTCTGGAATGGGACGTGCCTTGATGGGAGTCTTGATCGGTGTGATCATTGCTTCTGTTGTGAACATGTTCTTGAGAAGTTCTGGAATGGACTATATCTTGAGTATTATCTCTGTCTTCCTCTTTGCAGGATTGACAGCTTGGGATAACCAAAAGATTCGCTTTGTCTATGATCAAACAAATGGTCAACCTGCTACAGGTTGGGCAGTAGCGATGGCTTTGGAACTTTATCTTGACTTTATCAACCTCTTTATCAGCCTTCTTCGTATCTTCGGAAGAAACGACTAA